In one window of Brachionichthys hirsutus isolate HB-005 unplaced genomic scaffold, CSIRO-AGI_Bhir_v1 contig_797, whole genome shotgun sequence DNA:
- the LOC137912903 gene encoding kelch-like protein 31 — protein sequence MAPKKNKTSKKSKGDINEMTIMVEDSPINKINGLNALLEGANGFSCISTEVNDSAYAPNLLEGLSNMRQDSFLCDLTVATKSKSFDVHKVVMASCSEYIRNILKKDSTLQKIDLNELSPVGLATAITYAYSGKLTLSLYGIGSTIAAAMLLQIGTLVKMCSDFLQQELSVENCMYVANIADAYSLKETKEAAQRFMRENFIEFSEMEQFLKLTYEQISEFLADDSLHLPSEITAFQIAMKWLDFDEKRLKHGADLLTHIRFGTVSAHDLVNHVQSVPRMMQDSECHRLLVDAMNYHLLPYQQNILQSRRTKVRGGLKVILTVGGRPALTEKSLSKDVLYRDVDNVWNKLTEMPAKSFNQCVAVLDGFLYVAGGEDQNDARNQAKHAVSNFCRYDPRFNTWIHLSSMIQRRTHFSINVFNGLLFAIGGRNADGVQASLECYVPSSNQWQMKAPMEVPRCCHGSSIVDGKILVSGGYINNAYSRAVCSYDPSTDSWQDKSSLSTPRGWHCAATVGDRAYVIGGSQLGGRGERVDVLAVESYNPHNGQWSYCAPLHTGVSTAGISMLNNKVYLLGGWNEGEKKYKKCIQVYNPHLNEWTEEDELPEATVGISCCVITIPTRKTRESRASSVSSAPVSI from the exons ATGGCACCCAAAAAGAACAAGACAAGCAAAAAGAGCAAAGGAGACATAAACGAAATGACCATAATGGTCGAGGACAGCCCCATCAACAAGATCAACGGCTTAAACGCGCTCTTAGAAGGAGCAAACGGCTTCAGCTGCATTTCAACCGAAGTCAACGATTCGGCGTACGCCCCGAACCTCCTGGAGGGCTTGAGCAACATGAGGCAGGACAGCTTCCTCTGCGATTTGACAGTAGCCACCAAGTCAAAGTCGTTTGACGTCCACAAAGTTGTCATGGCCTCTTGCAGTGAGTATATTAGAAACATATTGAAGAAGGATTCGACCCTCCAGAAAATTGACCTGAACGAGCTCTCCCCGGTCGGCCTCGCCACAGCCATCACGTATGCTTACTCTGGAAAGCTGACCCTGTCGCTGTACGGCATTGGCAGCACCATCGCCGCAgccatgctactgcagattggCACCTTGGTGAAGATGTGCAGTGATTTCCTCCAGCAGGAGCTCAGCGTGGAGAATTGCATGTATGTGGCCAACATCGCTGATGCCTACAGCCTTAAGGAAACGAAGGAGGCGGCTCAGAGGTTCATGCGAGAGAATTTCATCGAGTTTTCTGAAATGGAGCAGTTCCTGAAACTCACCTACGAGCAGATCAGTGAGTTCCTCGCCGACGACTCCCTGCACCTTCCTTCAGAGATCACAGCCTTCCAGATTGCCATGAAATGGTTGGATTTTGACGAGAAGAGGTTGAAGCACGGTGCAGATCTTCTCACTCACATTCGCTTTGGCACCGTCTCTGCCCATGACCTGGTAAATCATGTCCAGAGTGTGCCTAGAATGATGCAAGACTCCGAGTGCCACCGTCTCCTTGTTGATGCCATGAATTACCATCTGCTGCCATACCAACAGAACATCCTCCAGTCACGCAGAACAAAGGTACGCGGCGGCCTCAAGGTCATACTCACAGTCGGTGGACGCCCTGCCTTGACAGAGAAATCTCTCAGCAAAGACGTTCTCTACAGGGACGTTGACAATGTGTGGAACAAGTTGACAGAGATGCCAGCAAAGAGTTTTAATCAGTGTGTGGCGGTCCTCGATGGCTTTCTCTATGTGGCAGGTGGTGAAGACCAGAACGATGCAAGGAACCAGGCGAAGCACGCTGTTAGCAATTTCTGCAG ATACGACCCACGCTTCAATACTTGGATTCACTTGAGCAGCATGATCCAGCGGCGCACCCACTTCAGCATCAACGTCTTCAATGGGCTCTTGTTTGCAATCGGAGGGCGAAACGCTGATGGCGTTCAAGCCTCCTTGGAGTGCTACGTGCCCTCCTCCAACCAGTGGCAGATGAAAGCCCCCATGGAGGTGCCACGCTGCTGTCACGGCAGCTCCATCGTCGATGGCAAGATCCTCGTATCAGGAGGTTACATCAACAACGCCTACTCCAGGGCCGTATGCTCATATGACCCCTCCACCGACAGCTGGCAGGATAAGAGCAGTTTGAGCACGCCTCGAGGCTGGCACTGTGCCGCCACCGTGGGAGATCGAGCCTACGTCATCGGCGGTAGCCAGTTGGGAGGTCGCGGAGAGCGGGTGGATGTGCTCGCTGTTGAATCCTACAACCCTCACAATGGGCAGTGGAGCTACTGTGCACCTCTTCACACAGGAGTGAGCACGGCTGGCATTTCCATGTTGAACAACAAAGTCTATCTCCTAGGAGGCTGGAACGAGGGTGAGAAGAAGTACAAGAAGTGCATTCAGGTTTATAACCCTCATCTCAACGAATGGACTGAGGAGGACGAGTTGCCAGAAGCTACTGTTGGCATTTCCTGCTGCGTCATCACCATACCGACAAGGAAAACACGAGAGTCCAGAGCCAGCTCAGTGTCCTCTGCACCAGTCAGTATATAA